Proteins co-encoded in one Betaproteobacteria bacterium genomic window:
- a CDS encoding IS110 family transposase, translated as VQAGKHHYVAITACMRKMLVILNAMLKFNQPWKAPHNA; from the coding sequence GTCCAAGCCGGTAAACATCACTATGTGGCCATCACTGCCTGCATGCGCAAAATGCTCGTCATCCTCAACGCCATGCTCAAGTTCAATCAACCTTGGAAGGCCCCTCACAATGCTTGA